In one window of Prionailurus bengalensis isolate Pbe53 chromosome B3, Fcat_Pben_1.1_paternal_pri, whole genome shotgun sequence DNA:
- the PIF1 gene encoding ATP-dependent DNA helicase PIF1 isoform X2, with product MLSGTQAAPVEFEDAELRCRVAVEELSPSGQPRKRQSLRTAELSLGRNERRELLLRLQAPGPAGRPRCFPLRAARLFTRFAAAGRSTLRLPVDGAPRAGAVQLLLSDCPPDRLRRFLRTLRLKLAAAPGPGPASARAQLLGPRPRDFVTISPVQPEELRRAAPTGVPHATPVKRPRELRARSEPSKEAPKWPLPVKRLSLPPSKPQLSEEQAAVLRVVLKGQSIFFTGSAGTGKSYLLKRILGLLPPTGTVATASTGVAACHIGGTTLHAFAGIGSGQAPLAQCVALAQRPAVRQGWLNCQRLVIDEISMVEADLFDKLEAVARAIRQQNKPFGGIQLIICGDFLQLPPVTKGSQPPKFCFQAKSWRRCVPVTLELTEVWRQADQTFISLLQAVRLGRCSDEVTHQLQATASHKVGRDGIVATRLCTHQDDVALTNERRLQELPGEVHSFKAMDSDPEQARTLDAHCPVSQILQLKLGAQGCPRCGSYVESPRSSMLTAGRCRPLAANSSVGSSCPSSWPGQYLSTRARA from the exons ATGCTGTCGGGCACCCAGGCAGCGCCAGTGGAATTCGAGGACGCAGAGCTGCGGTGTCGCGTGGCTGTGGAGGAGCTGAGCCCCAGCGGGCAGCCGAGAAAGCGCCAGTCCCTACGCACCGCGGAACTGAGCCTGGGACGAAATGAGCGCCGCGAGTTGCTGCTGCGGCTGCAAGCGCCTGGGCCCGCGGGGCGGCCGCGCTGCTTCCCTCTGAGGGCGGCGCGCCTCTTCACGCGCTTCGCAGCGGCCGGGCGCAGCACACTACGGCTCCCAGTCGACGGCGCTCCCCGCGCGGGCGCTGTGCAGCTGCTGCTCTCCGACTGCCCCCCCGACCGCCTGCGACGCTTCCTGCGCACGCTGCGTCTCAAGCTGGCCGCAGCCCCGGGCCCCGGACCCGCCTCCGCCCGCGCACAGCTGCTTGGCCCGCGGCCCCGAGACTTCGTCACCATCAGCCCAGTGCAGCCGGAGGAGTTGCGGCGCGCGGCGCCCACCGGCGTCCCGCACGCCACGCCCGTGAAGCGGCCGAGGGAACTCCGGGCGAGATCTGAGCCCAGCAAA GAAGCCCCAAAGTGGCCCTTGCCTGTGAAGAGGCTGAGCTTACCCCCGAGCAAACCACAGCTTTCTGAAGAACAGGCTGCTGTGCTGAGGGTTGTCCTGAAAGGCCAGAGCATCTTCTTCACTGGGAGTGCAG GGACAGGGAAGTCTTATCTGCTGAAGCGTATCCTGGGCTTGCTGCCTCCCACAGGTACTGTGGCTACTGCCAGCACTGGGGTGGCAGCCTGCCACATCGGGGGTACCACTCTCCATGCCTTTGCAG GCATTGGCTCAGGCCAGGCTCCTCTGGCCCAATGTGTAGCCCTGGCTCAGCGGCCAGCTGTGCGGCAGGGCTGGCTGAACTGCCAGCGGCTAGTCATTGATGAGATCTCCATGGTGGAGGCCGACCTGTTTGACAAGCTGGAAGCCGTGGCCAG AGCTATCCGGCAGCAGAACAAACCATTTGGAGGGATCCAGCTCATCATCTGTGGGGACTTCCTGCAGCTGCCACCTGTAACCAAGGGCTCCCAGCCCCCAAAGTTCTGCTTTCAG GCCAAGAGCTGGAGAAGATGTGTCCCAGTGACCCTGGAGCTGACCGAGGTGTGGAGGCAGGCAGACCAGACCTTCATCTCTCTGCTGCAGGCTGTCAGGCTGGGAAG GTGCTCAGATGAAGTGACCCACCAGCTCCAGGCCACAGCCTCCCATAAGGTGGGGCGAGATGGGATTGTGGCCACGAGGCTTTGCACTCACCAGGATGATGTGGCCCTCACCAATGAGAGGCGACTGCAGGAACTGCCAG GTGAGGTACACAGCTTTAAGGCCATGGACAGTGACCCCGAGCAAGCCCGAACCCTGGATGCCCATTGTCCTGTTAGCCAGATCCTTCAACTAAAGCTGGGGGCCCAG GGCTGCCCCAGGTGCGGTTCCTATGTGGAGTCACCGAGGTCATCCATGCTGACCGCTGGACGGTGCAGGCCACTGGCGGCCAACTCCTCAGTCGGCAGCAGCTGCCCCTCCAGCTGGCCTGGGCAATATCTATCCACAAGAGCCAG